A genomic region of Procambarus clarkii isolate CNS0578487 chromosome 30, FALCON_Pclarkii_2.0, whole genome shotgun sequence contains the following coding sequences:
- the LOC123765523 gene encoding beta-1,3-galactosyltransferase brn, translating to MSRRRCSLSSAWILIFVGFVYLTGIYQYFIAWSYSKHYTHWGPFHSLRPAEDVAVKRINEFQHSYSFSNVEKCEIKDSIRLMYVVKSALPNFDKRMGIRNSWGFESRFSDVEIKTVFLLGMNPDKPQLQKLLEKEVQEHKDIIQADFIDSYFNNTIKTMMGLHWTYHNCQKVKYFLFVDDDYYVSTRNMLRFLRDPANYPQYLEKYIVTAVNEYKEHLYAGYVFEHSRPIRWVFSKWYISLDEYPYSEWPPYVTAGAYVLSRKSLEDLYHGSTNTYKFRFDDVFLGMAAKYAGIKPYHHKEFYFYRKLYDLEGYKWVIASHGFDDPKELQEVWSEQRSAGNA from the coding sequence ATGTCTAGACGAAGATGTTCCCTTTCATCGGCTTGGATTTTAATCTTCGTAGGGTTCGTGTACCTAACAGGAATTTATCAGTACTTCATAGCGTGGTCCTATTCaaaacactacacacactgggggCCATTTCACTCATTGAGGCCTGCAGAAGATGTTGCAGTTAAACGTATCAATGAATTTCAGCACTCTTATTCATTTTCAAATGTGGAAAAATGTGAAATAAAAGATTCCATACGCTTGATGTATGTTGTAAAGTCAGCTCTTCCAAATTTTGATAAAAGAATGGGAATTCGGAATTCTTGGGGTTTCGAAAGCCGATTTTCTGATGTGGAAATCAAAACGGTCTTCTTGTTAGGAATGAATCCAGACAAACCTCAGTTGCAAAAATTGCTGGAAAAGGAAGTTCAGGAACATAAAGATATAATACAGGCAGATTTCATAGACTCATACTTCAACAACACTATAAAAACCATGATGGGCTTACATTGGACATACCACAATTGCCAGAAAGTCAAATATTTTCTTTTTGTAGATGATGACTATTATGTGTCTACAAGAAATATGCTTCGCTTTTTGAGGGATCCTGCTAACTATCCTCAATATCTTGAAAAATATATTGTAACAGCTGTTAATGAGTACAAAGAACATCTGTATGCAGGTTATGTTTTTGAACATTCACGCCCCATCAGGTGGGTCTTTAGCAAATGGTATATTTCACTTGATGAATATCCATATTCTGAGTGGCCACCATATGTGACAGCTGGTGCTTATGTTTTGTCAAGAAAAAGTTTGGAAGATTTATATCACGGTAGTACCAATACCTACAAATTCCGTTTTGATGATGTGTTCCTTGGTATGGCAGCTAAATATGCAGGCATTAAGCCTTATCACCACAAGGAATTTTACTTCTATCGTAAACTATATGATCTGGAGGGATATAAGTGGGTGATTGCCTCCCATGGTTTTGATGATCCAAAAGAATTACAAGAGGTCTGGAGTGAACAAAGATCTGCCGGAAATGCATAA
- the LOC138370073 gene encoding reactive oxygen species modulator 1, whose amino-acid sequence MISMVLYGRSVFWLLNDWSLAQFTATTTLQSHTVDSTGGVNMPAVPAGNYYQQGQGPSCWDRVKLGFMMGFSVGMATGALFGGFTALRYGLRGRELVNNVGKVMLQSGGTFGTFMSIGAGIRC is encoded by the exons ATGATCAGCATGGTCCTATATGGTCGCTCAGTATTTTGGCTGCTCAATGACTGGTCGCTGGCACAGTTCACTGCCACAACAACCTTGCAGTCTCACACGGTCGACAGTACAG GTGGTGTAAATATGCCAGCTGTACCAGCAGGAAACTACTATCAGCAAGGTCAAGGTCCTAGCTGTTGGGACCGGGTCAAATTGGGATTTATGATGGGATTTTCTGTTGGTATGGCAACTGGGGCACTCTTTGGAGGTTTTACAGCTCTTAG ATATGGGCTCAGAGGCAGAGAGCTTGTGAACAATGTTGGGAAGGTAATGCTACAATCAGGTGGTACTTTTGGAACCTTTATGTCCATTGGTGCAGGAATTCGATGTTGA
- the LOC123765525 gene encoding uncharacterized protein isoform X1 — MGAPSSCLIMVVQSLFLTGAAGPRMSPFMVNMWEPQGCCFCCSLRTGSIFLCSLFVVISLLDVTCMIKVFFKGHVVEKEIETMCEDKFSYESDCQVHVQSIITGVVSFRVIVDFLKLTLSTLMILSILKKKIKLMIPLMIMVFTELVLSLLTGTVIIILLATIGTGKAVVEIAVVIGLVVFFETYLLLVFRAYYMQIKREDEQMERLLDEITDIDI, encoded by the exons ATGGGCGCACCTTCCAGCTGCCTAATAATGGTGGTTCAGTCACTATTTCTGACTGGAGCGGCAGGACCTCGTATGTCGCCGTTCATG GTAAACATGTGGGAGCCTCAGGGATGCTGCTTTTGTTGCAGCCTTCGAACTGGGAGCATTTTCCTGTGCAGCCTGTTTGTG GTAATAAGTCTTTTGGATGTCACATGCATGATCAAGGTATTCTTCAAAGGTCATGTTGTGGAGAAAGAAATTGAAACAATGTGCGAGGATAAATTCTCGTATGAATCTGACTGCCAAGTTCATGTACAATCCATTA TTACTGGTGTGGTGTCTTTCCGGGTGATTGTCGACTTCCTAAAACTGACGCTCTCAACACTAATGATCCTGAGTATCTTAAAG AAGAAGATAAAGCTGATGATTCCTTTAATGATTATGGTCTTCACCGAGCTAGTACTCTCGTTACTAACAGGCACAGTGATAATTATTTTACTTGCCACAATTGGCACTGGAAAAGCTGTTGTCGAAATAGCTGTTGTTATTGGTCTGGTGGTATTCTTTGAAACTTACTTGCTGCTTGTTTTCCGTGCCTACTACATGCAG atcaaGAGAGAAGATGAACAGATGGAAAGATTACTGGATGAGATTACTGATAttgatatttaa
- the LOC123765525 gene encoding uncharacterized protein isoform X2 — MWEPQGCCFCCSLRTGSIFLCSLFVVISLLDVTCMIKVFFKGHVVEKEIETMCEDKFSYESDCQVHVQSIITGVVSFRVIVDFLKLTLSTLMILSILKKKIKLMIPLMIMVFTELVLSLLTGTVIIILLATIGTGKAVVEIAVVIGLVVFFETYLLLVFRAYYMQVSVLSLFFIHTWNNNFTIGI, encoded by the exons ATGTGGGAGCCTCAGGGATGCTGCTTTTGTTGCAGCCTTCGAACTGGGAGCATTTTCCTGTGCAGCCTGTTTGTG GTAATAAGTCTTTTGGATGTCACATGCATGATCAAGGTATTCTTCAAAGGTCATGTTGTGGAGAAAGAAATTGAAACAATGTGCGAGGATAAATTCTCGTATGAATCTGACTGCCAAGTTCATGTACAATCCATTA TTACTGGTGTGGTGTCTTTCCGGGTGATTGTCGACTTCCTAAAACTGACGCTCTCAACACTAATGATCCTGAGTATCTTAAAG AAGAAGATAAAGCTGATGATTCCTTTAATGATTATGGTCTTCACCGAGCTAGTACTCTCGTTACTAACAGGCACAGTGATAATTATTTTACTTGCCACAATTGGCACTGGAAAAGCTGTTGTCGAAATAGCTGTTGTTATTGGTCTGGTGGTATTCTTTGAAACTTACTTGCTGCTTGTTTTCCGTGCCTACTACATGCAGGTTAGTGTGTTAAGTCTATTTTTCATTCATACTTGGAATAATAATTTTACTATAGGTATATAG